The following coding sequences lie in one Fusarium poae strain DAOMC 252244 chromosome 1, whole genome shotgun sequence genomic window:
- a CDS encoding hypothetical protein (SECRETED:SignalP(1-19)~TransMembrane:8 (n3-14c19/20o108-127i136-159o179-202i214-236o256-276i297-317o337-360i473-496o)): MKLLHGLFACLMALPLALASLDSEASTILSSLPPCAAKCLVTNVLSSTCDLDDYHCTCENKPLQQDLEKCILASCTIKEALFTKNATSVLCGAPVRDVRPNFTRINDVMGIMSGVFVILRFGTKIIYKMPMGLDDVFIMITMLLSAFCMCINSFGAAPSGIGTDIWTLTPHQITDFARWFWTLVLTYFILQTTMKLSLLFFFLRIFPSRGVRMLLWGAVIFISLNGTIFALVAIFQCQPISHFWHSWDGEHKGRCASVNGVAWSNGAINIASDFWILSIPLSQLPKLNLDWNKKIGIAAMFGVGTFVTAISIFRLYACIVAGVSQTNNKSWDYLAMAQWSTVEVNVGIWCACMPTLRVLLMRLTGKSKRYISYGSHKSGQDSSREDPNRPRTKTYPLAGASASATAGKRSRGRMHSNGITCDTIVEVEFGAHDDETHLVHMKEFNHRSFSTIVVLFQVRRDTIFVWFSLSRSFVCSSINMLLSTIILAFPLAVASWPHIEACRKAWPAEPCAYIAGNAMVLGTCESVCETTNCPNNLVCKPRRWTRHCDNCGGDLNTGGGRGSTHGTDHGPTIL, encoded by the exons ATGAAGCTACTACATGGTCTCTTTGCCTGCCTAATGGCTTTGCCATTAGCCCTCGCCAGCTTGGACAGCGAGGCATCCACGATCCTCAGCTCTTTGCCCCCCTGTGCG GCGAAATGTCTAGTGACGAATGTCTTGTCCTCGACTTGTGACCTCGACGATTATCATTGCACGTGCGAAAACAAACCTCTTCAACAAGACCTCGAAAAGTGCATTTTGGCAAGTTGTACTATCAAAGAAGCGTTAT TTACAAAAAACGCTACCTCGGTACTATGCGGCGCCCCCGTTCGAGACGTTCGACCCAACTTTACACGCATCAACGACGTAATGGGAATCATGTCAGGCGTATTCGTCATCCTACGCTTCGGCACCAAGATCATCTACAAAATGCCCATGGGCCTGGACGACGTCTTCATCATGATCACGATGCTTCTCTCTGCCTTTTGCATGTGCATCAACTCTTTCGGGGCTGCCCCGTCTGGAATTGGCACCGACATCTGGACCCTCACTCCTCATCAGATAACCGACTTTGCCCGCTGGTTTTGGACCCTTGTCTTGACCTACTTTATACTACAGACAACGATGAAACTCAgcttgttgttcttcttccttcgCATCTTTCCCAGTCGCGGTGTACGCATGCTTCTGTGGGGAGCTGTCATTTTCATCTCTCTCAACGGGACGATATTTGCCCTTGTTGCCATCTTCCAATGCCAGCCCATCAGTCACTTCTGGCACAGTTGGGATGGTGAACACAAGGGTAGATGTGCAAGCGTTAATGGCGTCGCCTGGTCTAATGGCGCTATCAATATTGCATCAGACTTTTGGATTTTGAGTATTCCGCTATCGCAATTGCCTAAATTGAATCTGGACTGGAATAAGAAGATCGGTATTGCGGCGATGTTTGGTGTCGGTACCTT CGTCACTGCCATTAGTATTTTCCGACTATACGCCTGCATCGTGGCTGGTGTCAGTCAAACCAACAATAAATCTTGGGATTACCTCGCCATGGCTCAATGGTCTACCGTCGAGGTCAACGTTGGCATTTGGTGTGCTTGCATGCCCACGTTGCGCGTTCTTCTGATGCGACTCACGGGCAAATCTAAGCGCTACATCAGCTATGGCAGCCACAAGAGTGGCCAGGACAGTAGCCGCGAAGACCCCAACAGACCTCGTACTAAAACGTATCCTCTGGCCGGTGCAAGTGCAAGTGCAACGGCCGGCAAGAGATCACGCGGAAGGATGCATTCGAATGGGATTACCTGCGATACAATTGTCGAGGTGGAATTCGGTGCTCATGATGATGAGACGCATCTGGTGCACATGAAGGAATTCAACCATC GGAGCTTCTCCACCATTGTAGTTTTGTTTCAAGTGCGACGTGACACTATCTTTGTTTGGTTCAGTCTTTCAAGATCTTTCGTCTGCTCATCAATCAACAT GCTTCTCAGCACCATCATCTTGGCTTTCCCACTGGCTGTTGCCTCTTGGCCACACATTGAAGCATGCCGTAAGGCCTGGCCCG CCGAGCCCTGTGCCTACATCGCCGGAAACGCAATGGTGCTAGGCACTTGCGAGAGCGTATGCGAAACCACCAACTGTCCCAATAATCTAGTCTGCAAGCCTCGACGCTGGACTCGCCACTGTGACAACTGTGGCGGCGACCTCAATACGGGCGGTGGCCGTGGAAGCACTCATGGAACTGACCATGGTCCTACCATCCTCTGA
- a CDS encoding hypothetical protein (SECRETED:SignalP(1-20)), which produces MRSSDLVQAMVPALATFVAAAVDLEPFSIYAYGPGVDGHQLFSAGVTVSDSECQGSPNTTALSDNRRPEWSNKTLVVPGPSSSSRTVRMINDTADASDYISSFLLYGAFFMAQENGEMLSLWYRQATDIEGVYTVGWNTSISLRCAGFRFSSSKSSVHVAVLYQALDSPIINGIRKPKKPGGYQDSGADIAYNLHQCDDVQVVTPNKSPDPRKNGDWCFPDTEEGILEAIHKGANYLWANTIVFASHPLQTSTRLTPVQDAVRVIGQGPLVVDKYDDKKFVNDYLRAVGGFTLPRTFTASSLVKVTKSADDISYPVVAKPIRGRSSFGVKNMTGPGRPGREDQASLTLLAANGLGWDYKELLRQIIGTSSTLRTLRRLKPVEQI; this is translated from the exons ATGCGTTCTTCAGATCTCGTTCAAGCCATGGTTCCAGCTCTGGCTACCTTTGTAGCTGCAGCTGTCGACTTGGAACCATTTTCAATCTATGCCTATGGTCCTGGCGTTGATGGTCATCAACTTTTTTCTGCTGGCG TCACTGTATCCGATTCCGAGTGTCAGGGTTCTCCTAATACCACAGCCCTCTCGGACAACAGACGTCCTGAATGGTCTAACAAGACGCTTGTCGTGCCCGgtccatcgtcatcgtctcGTACTGTTAGAATGATCAACGACACAGCCGATGCCAGCGACTACATCTCGAGCTTTCTGCTCTACGGCGCTTTTTTCATGGCTCAAGAAAATGGAGAAATGTTGTCTCTTTGGTATAGACAGGCTACTGACATTGAGGGTGTCTATACTGTTGGCTGGAATACTTCGATCTCG TTGCGTTGTGCCGGCTTTCGATTCTCATCCTCCAAGTCATCTGTACACGTCGCCGTCCTCTACCAGGCATTGGACTCTCCCATTATCAATGGTATCCGTAAGCCCAAGAAACCAGGCGGTTATCAGGACTCGGGTGCCGATATCGCCTACAATCTCCATCAATGTGATGATGTCCAGGTCGTAACACCAAACAAATCGCCAGATCCCCGTAAAAATGGGGATTGGTGTTTTCCTGATACCGAGGAGGGTATTTTGGAGGCAATACATAAGGGCGCAAACTATCTTTGGGCGAATACTATTGTATTTGCTTCGCATCCATTGCAGACGTCGACTCGACTCACTCCCGTTCAAGATGCCGTCCGAGTTATTGGTCAAGGTCCACTAGTAGTCGACAAATACGATGACAAAAAGTTTGTCAACGATTACTTACGAGCTGTTGGCGGATTCACCTTGCCGCGAACATTCACTGCATCCTCGCTAGTTAAGGTAACCAAGTCGGCTGATGACATCTCTTACCCAGTTGTTGCTAAGCCAATTCGTGGGCGCAGCAGCTTCGGTGTTAAG AATATGACAGGACCCGGGCGTCCCGGTCGTGAAGACCAAGCCAGCTTGACGTTGTTGGCTGCCAATGGCTTGGGCTGGGACTACAAGGAACTTTTACGACAGATTATAGGAACTTCAAGCACGTTGAGGACGTTGAGAAGACTCAAGCCTGTAGAGCAAATATAG
- a CDS encoding hypothetical protein (SECRETED:SignalP(1-19)~CAZy:AA1_3~CAZy:AA1_1~CAZy:AA1_2), whose product MQLYHLLLAFLLGLHQAKAHPSSLDRRAVCDGNTPSTRSAWCDHSVDTDYYTEVVDTGVTREYWLELTDVTVAPDGVSRSAMAVNGTIPGPTLFADWGDTVVVHVINHLNTSLNGTSMHWHGIRQNYTNQYDGVSSITQCPSAVGETVTYTWKATQYGSSWYHSHWALQAYQGIFGGIIINGPATADYDEDLGMVFLNDWDHQTVDELYHTAQTEGPPSLNNGLINGTNVFGEDGSSSQTGSRFNVSFESGTSYRMRLVGAAVDTHWKFSIDNHTMTVIAADLVPVEPYETTVLDITMGQRYDIIVTADQADVADNFWMRAIPQSACSENDSTDNIKGVVYYGDSPGTPSTTGYDYIDSCDDETPNLVPYVSKTVDDADWSDLETASVGKNAAGLFKWMLNSTSMVMDWKNPTLAQVMNGTTDFETENAVIELSEPNKWVYFVIETGLGVPHPIHLHGHDYFILAQGTGAYSSSVTLNTNNPPRRDTAILPGNGYLVMAWETDNPGVWLCHCHIGWHASEGFALQFVERASEIPDITTSSYVSDVCDSWTSFQNEYSIEQEDSGI is encoded by the exons ATGCAGCTGTATCATCTacttttagcctttttactTGGGCTTCACCAAGCCAAAGCCCATCCTTCATCTCTCGATCGCCGCGCAGTTTGCGATGGAAACACTCCTTCCACTCGATCAGCATGGTGTGACCACTCGGTTGACACTGATTACTACACCGAGGTGGTTGATACCGGTGTAACCAGGGAGTATTGGCTGGAACTGACTGACGTTACCGTTGCTCCGGATGGTGTTTCACGTTCAGCAATGGCCGTCAACGGTACTATTCCAGGCCCTACATTATTCGCGGATTGGGGCGATACTGTCGTCGTTCATGTGATCAATCATTTGAACACATCTCTCAACGGTACCAGCATGCACTGGCACGGTATTCGCCAGAACTACACCAACCAATACGATGGCGTTTCGTCTATAACCCAGTGCCCTTCAGCAGTTGGGGAGACCGTTACCTACACCTGGAAAGCTACCCAGTATGGCTCATCATGGTACCATTCTCATTGGGCTCTCCAAGCCTACCAAGGCATCTTTGGCGGTATCATTATCAATGGTCCCGCTACTGCAGACTACGATGAAGATCTGGGTATGGTCTTTTTGAACGATTGGGATCATCAGACTGTGGACGAGCTATACCATACAGCCCAGACGGAAGGACCTCCTTCACTGAACAACGGACTTATCAACGGTACCAACGTGTTTGGTGAAGACGGTAGCTCGTCCCAGACTGGGTCTCGTTTCAATGTATCTTTCGAGTCTGGCACATCATACCGTATGCGATTGGTGGGCGCTGCAGTTGACACGCATTGGAAATTCTCCATCGACAACCACACCATGACAGTCATTGCGGCTGATTTGGTGCCGGTGGAACCTTATGAAACAACAGTTCTGGACATCACCATGG GTCAACGATACGATATCATTGTCACCGCTGACCAAGCGGACGTTGCTGACAATTTCTGGATGCGTGCTATTCCCCAATCGGCCTGTTCTGAAAACGACTCTACGGACAACATCAAGGGCGTCGTTTACTATGGCGATAGTCCTGGCACACCCTCTACAACAGGATACGACTACATAGATAGCTGTGACGACGAAACACCTAATCTAGTCCCCTATGTCTCCAAGACGGTTGATGACGCCGATTGGAGTGATCTTGAGACAGCTTCAGTTGGAAAGAATGCTGCTGGTCTATTCAAGTGGATGCTCAACAGTACCAGCATGGTCATGGACTGGAAAAACCCGACGCTAGCGCAGGTTATGAACGGGACCACTGATTTCGAGACGGAGAATGCAGTGATTGAGTTGAGCGAGCCAAACAAGTGGGTTTACTTTGTTATCGAAACTGGTCTAGGAGTTCCGCACCCCATTCACCTTCACGGCCATGACTATTTCATTCTGGCTCAAGGAACTGGTGCCTACTCGTCTTCGGTAACTCTCAACACAAACAACCCACCTCGTCGCGACACGGCCATTCTCCCAGGAAACGGGTATCTTGTCATGGCTTGGGAAACGGATAATCCTGGTGTATGGTTGTGCCATTGCCATATTG GTTGGCACGCTTCTGAGGGATTTGCTTTACAGTTTGTTGAGCGTGCGAGTGAGATTCCTGATATTACGACATCAAGTTATGTTTCCGATGTTTGCGATAGCTGGACGTCTTTTCAGAACGAGTACTCGATTGAGCAGGAGGATTCTGGCATCTAA